A genomic region of Gemmata massiliana contains the following coding sequences:
- a CDS encoding GNAT family N-acetyltransferase — protein sequence MPVIERIAELDPEVREAITAPLDTFSRERGFVWQPEPLALALRDDEGRVAGGAIGETNWGWLHIRILAVSEALRGQDWGSRLIRELERLAVERGCHHTWVDTFSFQARPFYERLGYRVFGTLPDYPVGHERYFLSKSLLPSASTPAI from the coding sequence ATGCCGGTGATCGAACGAATTGCCGAACTCGATCCGGAAGTGCGCGAAGCGATCACCGCGCCGCTCGACACTTTCAGCCGCGAGCGGGGGTTCGTTTGGCAACCGGAACCGTTGGCGCTCGCCCTTCGTGACGACGAGGGGCGCGTCGCTGGAGGAGCGATCGGGGAGACGAATTGGGGCTGGCTGCACATCCGGATTCTCGCTGTTTCGGAAGCACTTCGAGGCCAAGATTGGGGCAGCCGTCTGATTCGTGAGTTGGAACGATTAGCGGTAGAGCGCGGGTGCCACCACACCTGGGTGGACACGTTCAGTTTTCAAGCACGCCCGTTCTACGAACGACTCGGGTATCGCGTTTTCGGCACCCTGCCCGACTACCCAGTTGGTCACGAACGGTATTTCCTGTCCAAG